From Deinococcus humi, the proteins below share one genomic window:
- a CDS encoding GTP-binding protein: MAKGTFERTKPHVNIGTIGHVDHGKTTLTA; this comes from the coding sequence ATGGCAAAAGGAACGTTTGAGCGCACGAAGCCGCACGTGAACATCGGGACCATCGGTCACGTGGACCACGGCAAGACCACCCTGACCGCCG